A part of Bacillus rossius redtenbacheri isolate Brsri chromosome 1, Brsri_v3, whole genome shotgun sequence genomic DNA contains:
- the LOC134528092 gene encoding uncharacterized protein LOC134528092, whose product MRGRSETMRVSTICITLLFTLGNVLAIPLQPCPREDSASFSMVLLPDSTNCTMYYICIFGDLVAQACPDGLHFDSSLQSCESPSTAGCELPASPSVPPTETVTESDTSAPTSPTEETTTEYTTLPTSPTEIVTESDTTLQPTQTEEITTNIPSSATEEITDSLTSLPPSPKETTIAESYTNQSPSPTELITESDISLSPSSTKAITIGSNASTLSSLREILNTESTTRQPSSTLKANVTENLTSPPSSATETFDDSYKKIQLESSSVTPKQESAGDITTHFVADGLLETSSKLSSGNISESEGSRNEYSSKTPTVALLSTKLATEISNISVTEIIPTESQSSIQTNASSILATVTQTVPISQSNTKLSNIAFIIPNLLSPSAHHAKDHIDMIETLLLSPHGPLLTNSDAIEDLISYIKEDYRGNINILKQRVKRLIAVFAKFLVIHARELTPGARQHIYSWMHHLAGNIRLEPAANSISPSENSKIPLEGPERNFRKNNEENFSLHGFTSRDKLKHELKSRPDISKDSISESSEEIDRIPVNRTSTTNPPTTTRVGRHSRRQYEILFESKNNHSSESEASQESDPESLEEVKVTRPKRTTTLTPPTTTVHLQTIRLFKIHSQSIKNLSSESELSNESEPVSSEEIELAQLKNTTTVVPLTTKEKRRQTRKHFKNSFQPQSYQSSKSEASKESDPASSEETEIIVLNRTTTVAPVVTSEVTREPRLPFKFLLTSITKQSHESELSEESDPSTSEEIYLPRLNKSTTVALFTTNGPRRQFTQQFKATFEPKYGPVYKLRQSQESDPASSEEIEFSHLNRTRTLDQITASHKLRDKFERKIGTLVKSKTKEIPDESEPSKEQDLESYEEIEINRINRTPNPNIPIYNKFEIQPKQPFQVHAMLKYQQSSETEISQEQEHSSSVEVKLNKKYPKKFVIKTKPNKEFSYEISETNEESNQ is encoded by the exons ATGAGAGGACGCAGTGAAACCATGCGCG tCAGTACGATCTGCATTACGCTGCTTTTCACATTGGGGAATGTACTTGCAATACCGTTGCAACCCTGCCCCAGAGAAGATTCTGCATCTTTCTCCATGGTGCTGCTGCCAGACAGCACCAACTGCACGATGTACTACATCTGCATCTTTGGAGACCTCGTGGCGCAGGCCTGTCCGGACGGCCTCCACTTCGACTCGTCTTTGCAGTCGTGCGAGTCCCCGTCCACTGCCGGGTGCGAGTTGCCCGCAAGTCCGTCTGTTCCGCCGACGGAAACAGTCACCGAATCCGACACGAGCGCGCCAACCTCCCCGACTGAAGAAACTACTACCGAGTACACAACTCTACCAACCTCACCAACAGAAATTGTAACTGAATCCGATACCACACTTCAACCCACTCAAACGGAAGAAATAACTACCAATATACCATCCTCGGCGACGGAAGAAATAACTGACTCATTAACAAGTCTGCCACCTTCGCCAAAGGAAACAACCATTGCTGAATCCTACACTAACCAATCCCCTTCGCCAACTGAGCTGATTACTGAATCCGACATAAGCCTATCGCCTTCGTCAACGAAAGCAATTACAATTGGATCCAACGCAAGTACGCTGTCCTCACTAAGGGAAATACTTAATACAGAATCCACCACACGTCAACCATCTTCGACACTGAAAGCAAATGTTACTGAAAACTTAACCAGTCCACCATCATCCGCGACAGAAACATTTGATGACTCgtataagaaaatacaattagaAAGTTCCTCTGTCACTCCAAAACAGGAATCTGCTGGTGATATTACAACACACTTTGTTGCAGACGGGTTGCTAGAAACATCAAGTAAACTCAGCTCAGGAAACATTTCTGAATCTGAGGGTAGTAGAAATGAATACTCAAGTAAAACCCCAACAGTCGCTCTTCTGTCGACAAAACTCGCTACAGAAATTTCAAACATCAGTGTTACAGAAATAATTCCAACAGAATCACAATCGAGTATACAAACTAATGCCTCGAGTATTTTAGCCACAGTAACCCAAACAGTGCCTATTTCGCAATCCAACACTAAGCTAAGTAATATTGCATTTATCATACCTAATTTACTATCTCCTTCAGCGCATCATGCGAAAGATCACATAGACATGATAGAGACACTTCTTCTTAGCCCACATGGCCCTCTACTAACGAATAGTGATGCCATAGAAGACTTAATTTCTTACATCAAAGAGGATTACAGAGGtaatatcaacattttaaaacagCGAGTGAAGAGGCTAATTGCTGTGTTCGCGAAGTTCTTGGTAATCCATGCTCGTGAACTAACACCTGGTGCAAGGCAACATATATATTCTTGGATGCACCATCTTGCTGGGAACATTCGGCTTGAGCCCGCTGCAAATAGTATCAGTCCTTCAGAAAACAGCAAGATACCTCTCGAAGGTCCTGAAAggaattttagaaaaaataatgaaGAAAATTTCAGTTTGCATGGTTTCACTTCTCGAGACAAACTAAAACACGAACTTAAATCCAGGCCTGACATATCAAAAGATTCGATATCCGAAAGTTCTGAAGAAATAGACCGTATCCCAGTTAACAGGACCTCGACAACAAATCCACCTACAACCACTAGAGTTGGTCGCCATTCTAGACGCCAGTATGAGATTCTATTTGAAtcaaaaaataatcatagctCCGAGTCTGAAGCATCACAAGAATCAGATCCTGAAAGTCTTGAAGAAGTAAAGGTAACTCGACCTAAAAGGACCACGACTTTAACCCCACCTACAACTACTGTTCACCTTCAAACTATTCGCTTGTTTAAAATACATTCTCAGTCAATAAAGAATTTAAGTTCTGAGTCCGAACTATCCAACGAATCAGAACCTGTTAGTTCTGAAGAAATAGAGCTTGCCCAACTTAAGAATACCACGACTGTTGTTCCATTAACGACTAAAGAAAAACGTCGTCAAaccagaaaacattttaaaaatagttttcagcCACAATCTTACCAAAGCTCGAAATCTGAGGCATCTAAAGAATCAGATCCTGCTAGTTCAGAAGAAACAGAGATCATTGTACTGAacaggaccacgacagtagctccAGTAGTAACTAGTGAAGTTACACGTGAACCTAGACTCCCGTTTAAGTTTTTGCTTACGTCAATAACCAAGCAAAGTCACGAGTCTGAGTTATCTGAAGAATCAGATCCTTCCACTTctgaagaaatatatttacctCGACTTAACAAAAGCACGACTGTAGCTTTATTTACTACTAATGGACCTCGTCGTCAATTCACACAGCAGTTTAAGGCAACTTTTGAGCCGAAATATGGTCCAGTCTATAAGTTAAGACAATCACAGGAATCAGATCCTGCCAGTTCTGAAGAAATAGAGTTTTCCCACCTAAACAGGACCAGAACTCTAGACCAAATTACGGCTTCTCATAAACTTCGGGACAAATTTGAACGAAAAATTGGGACTCTTGTAAAGTCAAAAACCAAAGAAATCCCTGACGAGTCTGAACCATCCAAAGAACAAGATCTTGAAAGTTATGAAGAAATAGAAATTAACAGAATAAACAGAACCCCGAATCCAAATATACCTATctataataaatttgaaattcAACCTAAACAACCGTTTCAAGTTCATGCTATGCTGAAATATCAACAAAGCTCAGAGACCGAAATATCCCAGGAACAAGAACATTCCAGTTCAGTAGAAGTGAAACTCAACAAAAAATATCCCAAAAAGtttgtaattaaaacaaaaccaAATAAAGAATTCAGTTACGAAATTTCTGAAACAAACGAGGAAAGCAACCAATAA